In Epinephelus lanceolatus isolate andai-2023 chromosome 7, ASM4190304v1, whole genome shotgun sequence, the genomic stretch CTGGAACACGTTGGACACACTCGGCACTCGCCAACACCACAAAAATTAGATTGGTGTCAGTGGATCGTGTTACAAGAAATATATTTGCCTGAAGAACTTGATACACAGATGGCACTTTGAGGAAATGAGGATCAGCATATTTGACCAAAACTCATGACAAGCAGCAGTTGGATCAGCAAATTCTTGTCCAGCTTAACTTGGATGTTCCCCCATTTTACCCTCTGGTCACAATATTTTCCACTTCCCTCAAAATGTGAGCATGTATCACTGCccttaaataaacacacacacacgcacacacacacacactgagactgaCGGTCTTTAACCAACTTTCTGTGAATAAAGTTTCCTCTTTATAAAACAATTCTGTCTTCCCTGAAATATTTAGTGATATCTGGTGGAATCATCTGAGTTACTTAAGATAAAAACGTAGATTTTCTGCTGTGAGACTGCAGGTTTTATCTCTCAATCAGGCACATTTTAACATACTAAGACTGTTGAAAAAATATGGATCCACTTCAAGTAAGACGCTTTACTGTTTGGGGTCCTACCCTGTTATTTAGAAAACACGAATGTACGACATAAGGACGTAAAGAAAGGAGGGGTTAAACTGAGCCTGTCTTTAGCTGTGATTGGAGGCTTTGCACCAATCTGAAGACTTAAGTCAGGACAGAAACCAGGAAGAACAACAGAAAACTTTTTGTGTGCAAATGCATTCTGGTCCATCCAGACTTGAGGCCCACTTCGAACCCTGTTCAGATCGGACCCACTTGGGCCTATGTACAAGATATTACCGACACCTGTGCCCGTCACTGGACGATCTGAGGCATCTCACTCCAGGCTTTGGCCTTCTTCTTGGCCAGGGCCATCCAGGGAGGCTCGTCCTGGGCCAACGCTGGGGGAGGCAGGCCTCGCTGGGAGGACGGGGTCTGGCTGGAAAGCCCCGGAGCTCTTGAACCAGACTTTTCCGGGGCGGTTCTTGATGAAAACGGAGGGGAGGTAAGCGTTGTGCTCTGTGGCGAGGGTGTCTTGGATGAGGTGGCAGTTTTGGTGGGAGATGTCGGGCTTGTGCAAGAGGGAGATTTTTGGGCAACAGGAATGGGAGTGGGGGGTGACAGGGATCTTTGGGGCAAGCTGGgttgtggtgtgtgtttggcgGCGGTAGGAGGAGGCTGGGGTTTTGGAGGGACAGGGCAGGAGAGCGACTGGGATTTGAAAGGTTGAGGTGGCACTGGAGTTGGAGGAGAGAGAGCCCGCCTGGCCTCCTTTTCTACAGACACTGAAGGTTTACTGATCTCTAACGGATtcactggaggaaaaaaaaatagaaacataTGCATGTCAACAAACATAAAATGTGATGTATCAGTAATCTTAGTATTAAAACTGTGAGGTGCAtgtcaaagagaaaaaaaaggatattATAATACATATGCAGACGTGCAAATGAGAGAAATATGCAGGAAACAGCATGAAATTATACGTTACAATAAATAcctatatacatacatatatacatatatatatatatatatacacatacatatatacatatatatatatatatatatatatatatatatatatatatatatatacacatacatacatacatacatacatatatatatatacacatacatacatatatatatatatatatatatatatatatatatatatatatatacacacagcagTAGATCTGTTAATAGAATATGTAGTTTGCTTTCCCTCTTTATACTCTATTCTGGACCAGCTCTATTTCCATATTCTGAGATGTGCAATTTAACATTACCACTGTCACTggcaattaaaaataaaaaatcaagattttatttctgttaaaCTGTTGCCCTGATCAGTCATGTCTTTGTGAACCAGTGGTCGTGTGTGATCAATTTAACCATCAAGTGCCTCAGAGAACAGAGGATGAGCGTTACAAAGTGAAGTGAATTGGAGGGGGAGCCCAACATTAAAATTGCATCGCAAGAAATTACTACAAATTCAAGGACATGGAGGGAGTTTGGGTGGAAAACTATCTTGCTGCTTCACTACACCTAAAATAAAGAGTAAAAAAACTGATACACAACAGTCATGATGGCATATATGTGGGCATAAAGAGGCAAACCATACACATTTTTTTGGGAGTGTCATAAATGAGACTCATTTtggaaaaatgcaaatgttacaATTAAGGAAATTCTGGGATATGTAATACCCAAGGCATGCAAAGGTATGTACCCTGGAAATATAAATGCTTGTGTCAGTTGTAATGATGGTTATTTAACCAAAATATAGTTGATCACAAACAAGAAGGCAACAACAAGGGATTGAACCTCCTGCTATAAAACAATGGTTAGAAATTATAAGAGAGATTTATACTTTGGAGAAAATGACTCATTAGCATTGAGTGAGAGAAAATGATTGGTGATTTATGACAAAGTGGAAAATACATATATACTAactaatttatacattttatgaTGCAGTATATGTATATGCCCCTCTTTGATGATGAACATTTGTAACCATGACTGTTTGGTTTGGGATTTTTAccttttgttgcctttttttttttttatctttctaaTTGTGAAAAACCTTAACATAAGTCATAAGTTAATATACTTGATACTTGTGACTTTATGCATCAAGAAATattaaggtttaaaaaaaaaagaattttgttGGATTGGTTGCAGTAGCAGTGTTTGTCCAGGTGAGGGCACAATTGCATAAGTTGAAAGCTTTGCAACAAGTGCAGAGCAAATACAATAGTAGGGAAGTCGTCTTAGTGTACTCAAATCATGCCAAGGTCATTACAGAAATTACAGAAATTCAGCATGTTAagttttcaaattcaaatttcagtaaaactaaacaaaataaagcTGGTTGTTGCCGCTGGTTATACATCTTTAGTAAATGGATTTTGGCAGCACAATGTCTTCTGCAatttcaaatgtgtgtgtgtgtgtgtgtgtgtgtgtgtgtgtgtgtgtatgtgtgtctgtgtgtctgtgtgtgtgttctgaccTTTGCCGGAGGACTGAGCAGTTTTGCTGCTGTGCTCCCTGCTTGCAGCTGAGCTGACATACATTGGCAGTGAACTCTTCCTCTCTTGTTCCTCCTGATGACAGACAGTAGCACACACAGTTATACAGGTAAGTGGCTGGAAAAGTGTGGTGATGTACTGTTAACACGTGGAGTCAGAGGGGGATGAAATAAGATCATGACCATCATTCCATCCAAGCGCACCTCTGAAACTTGTATTTTTGGACTTTTGGAGAGCACAAACTAAACATAGTATCAGCTATGTCAACTTCTTTAACATAGTGAACTGGAACTAACAAACCAGTCACACTCAGATTACCTTCCTGACAGTAATCTCATCCAGAGAGTTTTCCTTATAGatcttctgtttctgtttggCCACAGAAATCCAGCTGGGAGAATCAGATCCACCAGGAACACCACGAGCTGCAGCTGGGTCTGAATCAATAACACAGCAGATACACTGTCACATCATCTGCTCCTCAATCAGGAGCTATTTAAACTTTACTTTTCTGAGAAAGAAAGCTGTAATTAGCTGTAAGCGTTGTGTGCTTTGTATATAAAAATGAAGATGGTGTGAGTTtatgtgtgtatacacacaccTGACATGCACTTGGTTTTTACTCCACTGTCTCCGTGTACGTCTGGTTTCTTAGGGAGAGCCGGCTTGTTGCTGACTGGCTGACTTATGGAGGGCTTTACACTGATTAGCTGCGGGGAGTCAACTCTACAGCTGGTTGGCTGAGCTGGTGGCTCCGTGGGaggctgaaaaacagaaaagaagataataaatacaaaattcaatacaaaatgttattttacaaatgcatgaactgattttttttggccacgtaggggcagcagaaacaagctaaCACATTATCGACTTAAAAAGTTGATAACATGTTAGCagcagttgcttatttacacatccaggaGAGCTGgctctgttagctctgtttttgttcttggtatttttaatgaggaaaaaaaaaacaagaaggaaAAGGCATGCTGCAGCAAAGTTTGGGccctaaaatcaaaacaacaagcttGGGGGGggcagtttggagaagcaggcaggtgTCCGACACAGAAACTAGGCAATGTACTGCTTTGTAcggggtcagcagcaaaacttATTTCAACcaccaaaaaaatcagtttcagtttaagtgtacactatacttaatgtttttttcacccCTTTAACTTGCTGTCTGCAATTTCCGATAGGGAACAGACGCAGATATATTGccttcttcaaagccagactccactgagaaaagtGGTGATTTAACATAGCTGAGGgcagaagctgctggtctaccgctgcctcagtTGGATAGtttattgtgttattgtgtgactttggccttttaaagggttagtttttATTcctcaaagtcacacaataacacaaacaaacaaattgatGGGGGCAGCgttagaccagcagctcctgtgttcagtgaggctAAAATACTATCTTTGTAAATGAAGTGTGGTGGCTCTGAAGAGAAAATAGAggggggaactgaagctgttagcGGCTTCCAAATCAGAATGGGCTGTCTGCAGCATGGAAAAGCGGTTAAAATACGCTCAATATAGtatacacttaaactgttattcttttttttaggtgtctaaaatatgtttgctgactgcccccgtccacagcagtatattGCTTAGCTTCCTTCTGTGACAATTATCTGCAGGTTTGTCACCACGAACAACACCTTTCGCAGAAAAGTAATCAGTCTGCCTATTGTAAAATATTAGTTAGCGCTACATTAATCTACCTTTAATGCTATGATGGCTAATTAAAGCtaattttcagttttcattACATTCCAAAACTAAGAGAACTTTGCCTTGCAGAAAGAAGAATGACAGTGTGTTGCTTTGGGAATGATTCATGTTTAAATGGAAGTAAAACTATCAAAAGTAACAGGAAAGTCTGGGAATCACCTCTGTGGATTCCTCCTCCGAGCCGAAGCGCAGCAGAGCTGACGTCTTCCTCAGCCGAACTCCAAATGGATTGTCGGGGTTTCCCTCCACTACGACGGAGCTCTCTGTAGGTGGGAGGGTGGAGAAGTTGGTCTGtggtttaactttattttaactcCAACAGCAAGTTCATCTCTTGTGGCTTAAAGCAGACTACTTTCATAGCTTGTTGTGCAAAGAGAAAATGTGACTGGAAATAATATTTTAGGACACTTAAACAGGCCGAGGAAAAGACAAGTCAagtgccccaaaaaataatcttcatGATCTACCTTAGACATGTTCAACGTTCTTACCTTCTGTGCTGGCAGCAGCTGAAGTCTGAGGTTGAAGGGATGATGGCGACGATGCAGTGATGGTACCTGCACTCCTCACTTTACTGGGGCTCAACACCAGCTCAACCTTAGCAGAACTCACTGGCCCTGCTTTCATCTCTTGGTCTTTCTTAGTTGtagcctccacctccacacctccaggCCCTGTGATGCAGGCAGGTGGGGAGGAGGGAGGTGCCGAGCTCTCATCTGCATCCTCGATAGAGAGTGACCTCTGCCAGGCAGGGGCAATGGTGAAGCGGGCTTTGCTCTTATCTGAACCACTGGACAGCTGGCTGACCACTTCCTCCACAGAGGGAGGAGGTGTAGCTTCCCTCTCTGGGGCTGACTGGTTTTCTTCTTCCACTGTTTccactgctgcttcttcttcttctgtggacACTGTGCTTTGCTCTGTGGCTGCTACAGCATGATGAGGTGTCTCACTTTCTTTGGGGCATGAGGCAGTTGGAGACTGTGGAAAGAAAGATGCAGCTTTCTCTGAGCttggagagagcagatttatgtGGAGAGTGGCAGTGCTGGTCTTACTGGGACTGCTGGTTCCACTCTCTTGTGGCTGAGTCTCATGATGTGACTCTGGAAGAGACAAAGACGAAGGCTTGGAGAACACAGTAGCTTGTTCTGTGGCCTCTGTTTGATCTTCTTCCACTGGCATCACGTCTAAATGGGATGCCTCTACAATTTCCTGCTGCAGATCTGGTTCAGTTTGATCTACATCAGGTTGGTTCACTTCACTGTCCTCCTCTTGCTCGGATTTTTCTGTGAGGTCAATCTGTACACCTTCCTCAaccttcctctcttctccatcttccctctcctcttcaAAGCTTTGACTGAAAGCTTCTCGACTGTCATGCACTATGGCAAATACCTGATCACCCAGCTCTTCATCATCCTTTAAGTGTTGCTCGATGCTCACAGTGTTGTCTCCAACCAGAACATCTACATCCTCATCTTCCACCTGCAGCGGCATGGCCACTTCTTCATCTGCTGCATCAGGAAACGTCTCAGTCATCTCTTCTGCGTCgtccctctcttcttctgtcgcttcctctgcctcctctacTCTCTCCTTTGCTTCCTTCATCTCCacctcttcatcttcctcttccctGTTCTCccgttcctcctcctccacctctggcTCTTTCTCCAGCTCTAttgcctcctcctctccttcactctcttcttcttctcttctctcttcctctatCAGGTTGACAGTGTCTCCTGTAAGCATGTTGTTTTGTTCCTCAGTGGTGacttcctctgcctcttcttTCTCATTTTCCTCTTCTTGCTGAAAGATAAAGGAAGGAGGAACATAAGACTAGTAGAGGTTgtcaacagcagacagacaaagttagctaATAGCTGGTGAACATCGTAGAGTATTAGCAGCTtaagagttggtggagaccaaaaacagagctaaaaagagAGCAAATATTAGACTTAGATTCctcaggtggccagaaacataatttaaaacTAATGCTGATGTTGCTTCATGTCTGCTAGTTCTGTAAATAGGCAGCTGTTTGCTAGCTTGCCCACCTTATCAGCTTTATATGGTGATAACACAGTATGTCAGTGTTTGTATTTACGACAAGCAGCAAACCtctggagctgaaaaatgaagccaacacagaagtgcaaaaaactgcagttcctgtaatgaccacttgaggctggctccaagagagagtcaatccccacagatccccatgttaaaatgcccaactttacagcaggaataaatatgtttatggcctggtacaaaaaatggttttggtctctaaagctaatttccccttttatgacaactgtatggggggtacatttttatttaactcacctgtttacattttaactcacctgtttacattttataaaggcTTAAACTTGCCCATTATTTAGGGTGGGCTGCTTTGAATGACAGGTGGGTGCCCTCCATTGACAAGACGCCATCATGGTGACAACGTTGGTTAGGTAACGTGTtagctgttgctatttcagAGTTTTCAGTTTATTAAAGTTAACATTTTAGTCGCCTGAAATAGCCTTCTTCCGTGTTTAGTTGTACTAAAAGTTCCTCTAGGAATTTGGACGTTCAGTTTTTGtaagaaatacattttgttttgatggTTTTAAGCTTGTCTTTTGCTAGaaaaagttagcattagcactatTACAGTGAACCATAACTGTAAATGCAACATGCtagccaagctagcagctagcattagggttagctCAACCCTTtggtccaaatatggtcacttcggGCTCCAAAgtccaagatggtgatggccaaaatgccaaactcaaggcttcaaaacaagagaccacaaaccaacaggtgacatcacggtggctACGTCAATTATTTGTTGCGGTCTATTGTTGACAGCCATAGTAACGTTCGAATTTCTTAGGAGCCCCAAATACCACTGTGAAAATTTTAACTCTTGGTTGTCATTGCTGTGAATGAAACCTTCCCATAAATGGAGCAGAACAAAAAGCAATGTATATACAGTattcagagaaagagaaagtttGCTGAATCCTGTGGAgaccctgattttttttttatcttgtgggcaaaagattaaaaagaaaaattcacCTTTTGGGACTGTAGAGTCACTTTTGGAACACTAAGAGTAAGTAAGAGAGGTTAAGGGTCGGGGTAAGTCAAAGTACAAGCTACTTCAATcacaacattaaaaatgaatcaaaGATACATACACCATGTTGACTGACTTGTTCCACCACAggttcctcttcctcctcctctgctgcttcaTCTCCCTTATATTCaactttctcctcttcttcaacATCTTGACAGGAAGGAGCGCTGAGAGTGGTGAcctcttcctctgtggtgtGATCTGACAGGAGGGAGCCAGTGGGAACAGCCTGATAACTGACAGGCtcttccacctccacctcctcttcttttacctcctctccttcctctatCTCAACATCttctctttccttttccttcACCTCCTCTATCTGCAGGACAGCACCCTCAGTCTCCATGCTCAGCGAGCAGGACGCGAGGGGAGTCTTCAAGGAGCTCAGCACCTCCTGTAAGAAcgagctctcctcctccttgtttTCCTGGACTCCATCTTCTTCCTCGCTCAGCGCCAAATCACTTTCAACACCCTTCTCATCTGTTCCATAGGCAATGCCTGGAGGGTCCAGCAGGTACTCTCTCGGACCAGCAGGGGGCTCTGGCGTGGCTCTGGAAGAAAATATCACAGGGGTCAGATTGATagaaggagaaaacaaaaactaGGAGCAAACAAGGAGGAAATGATGTCTAATCACCCGGGACTGTCCAGAGAGGAGGTTCTCGAGCTGAGCTTGGAGGAGGGCAGCGTCTGGACATCTGGGACCTCCTCCTCTGAGAGACGCAGCTCAGGAGGTGAGGAAGAGTCCAAGCCGTGTGAAACATCCTGTTCGGCTTCCAAcccttcctctgcctcctccctctcttcctcgtCTCTCAACAGAGAGTGTCTGGAAAGCTGTggctgctcctcttcctcctcttcttcttccttcctgTCCAGCTTTGGTTTCAGCTCATCAACACTTTCAGCTGGAGCACAGACAGAGGCAAAGGTCTCAGAGGTCAACCTAATATGATACAGCGGCAGGATATGGAAGTCTGTGGCTGCCAATGTTAAATTGAAACCAtttaaccaaaacaaaaattcaTTATCTTATTTGTGGGTGCATAATGTATGAGAAAATAAGAACTGAAAAGTcaaatattcagtgtcatatttgAAAATCCATAAATTGATGTatctaaattaaaataaatttgagTGCCGTCCTAAGTAGATTACTGTTATTTCACTAATTAATTTAATTGTGAAAtggacttttcttttttaagttgGTGGACAATGTACGACCTAAACTCTAAAATTAAATTTCAAAAGTTAAAGTTAGTTTATAAAAAgccattttatcatttttattctaAATCAGGACATAGTTTAATAAGACCAATTTCATTCTTAAATTTAAGTTTATATTTCAGATTAAATTTCTTTGATCATTATGGCAACATTATGCTCAGGAGCAAATTGACAATTATTTGTCAgtggagcttttattttaatgaatttgggataaataattcattttcaattatttcattggcaaacagacaaacacaaatggAATATGGAATTTTGATCagaataaattattttattatattaatttTCATATTGGCCAATAAGAGACCTCCATATAGGCAGGTAGTCATTAGTTGAGTTTCCATCCATATGTGGTGTTTCCACTCAGGGGTTTTCATGTGCAAATTGAAAATGTGGATAAAGACAGATCTATTGTTCTGAAgttgaagaaataaaaaaggaatagagcagagcagaaaaaAGGAGCACTGACCTTCTGTTGACTTCTGTTGTTCTCGCTCCTCTGAAGCTTCTGTTATGGAGGTGTCCAGTGTGTCCTCCACCACAGAATCTCCCTCTGTTTTAATCTCCAGTTTCTGCATGGACAGGACACATAAGTCTTAACTACCAGTTGGATGGTGCTGAAGTGATCCCTTCACAAAGGCCTTTAACCTGAAAATGCTGGTTATACCCACTACATTTGTTGAAATGAAAGTGATTGGAACACTGGTGCTATGGCTGACCCAAaaggtcagtcagtgtgtgttattgtttactggagcacagtaaatatgctctgttctttcaacattggattgtgttgtaaATGTGCTGACTGGCTAACTAGCGCCAAGACGGTCTTCTGGTCCCCCTTTATGCATGATAAATACAGAGTACCGCTATCTACGGATGTGGagaattatttcctctcatgcaggtgcagaaggtatgtgctggttggctgtcagctgtagtctttgcagtgtgttcatgtgcaactttttggtcaAGACACAGGCGATGCGAGGCAACGTAGCGGTTGGCTTTCGTTGCTGCTGGTTCTTCTAAgccggtttggtgtgtctgggcctttacaaacttgcaaatgtaggggtattcagttggttgcagtcaATAACCTCACCACTTATTGCCACtagatcctacacactgctcctttaaagcatATGTAATGGgtgtattaaagtgtatttgCTCATGTtagtgtgtttgaatgtgtctGAATGTCTTACACTGATAGGCTTCCTCCTGTTGCAGGCTTTGTGTCTCAGCCCCAGCTTGTGTTTGGCAGCAGAGTTATCCAGGCAGCTGAAGGGACTGGCCGGCTGACTGAAGTCTCCTGGGACCACCAGGGGGCTCACTGCTCTGGTAGAGGCAGCACAGGACAGCTGGgaaaagagaaggaaacaagAGTTTCACAAATAACTTATTAACAGGGAAAATACTCCTGAGGCATACAGGTAAATTTATTGTGATAAAGGCTGGATTTTCCCTTCAATGATAAAGGCAGCAGATAAAGAAACCAGAGGGAACAGAGCAAGACCTGCAAAGAGAGggaatgagagagggagagggtgagACCAGCTGAATAAATATTAGCTGTTCTTATCTGCAGGACCAACACTTACTCTGTGATCACTGGCGATGTATCCCTCTATGTCCGCTGACAGATTCACTTTTTGACTTATTTCAACACAACATCTCTGAGGTTTTTACCTTTTCTTATTCATTCACAGTCTACACGACCACTGTGGCAGTTTCAGTGACACAGCTCTGTGTTTGAGAACGAAGAAAGTCCACAGCGAGGTCTGTGACTTGGCCTTAGTAACCACAACTTTGTTTATAGGAAAATACAGtgccttttttcaaatataattttaatgCTTATTGCACCACTCCTTGTTCAGCTCTATTGTTTTACTTAGGTTTGTGGCAGAAGTTTCAGAGATGAAAATCTCTAAACATCAGCGAATGAGACCAAAACTATCTCCATGGTTGGAAACCACTAGATGTCATATGATATGATTTTAttatttgggtgaactgaccatTTAAGACTCACGGTATTGTGGGATTTTGAGCAAAACTCATAACTGGACTGAGAGACTGTCTGTCTGACACACCTCACAGTTCTTCTTTGTTGACATCTAGATTTCTGTTTATGGAGTTTTCAGGTtgctgtgtatatatgtgtgtgtgtgtatgtgtgtgtgtgtgtgcttgtgtgtgcttgtttctgagacagaaagagacagagagagagagagagacagagagagagagagagagagacgggtTGAGGCAGAATTTAAACGCTATAACTACAAGCAGACACGCTGACTGCCAGAGAAACCATTGGAATGCActctgaatacacacacacacacacacacacacacacatacacacacgcacacacacacgcacacacacacacacagtgggtcagtggaataacacatacagtaaagacagaaaagagaaaagaggtCATAAAACAGAGACAAGGACGGAGAGAAAGCGACATACAGAGGAAGATGAGGTCAAGTAGAAAAGTAGCAGACTTCCAAGGTTAAGGTTTAAGGTTTGTAGAACAAGCTTGAGGGTTGGGTTTGTCCACACCcaccaaaagacacacacacacacacacacaccctgaggTCCATCTCCAAGCATCACACACAAGGCACATGACAGCTCCTCAGCTACAGATACAGTatgtatttaaatgtgtttatgagtTTACTGTGTGAATCACAGCTGCAGGTTAAAATACAAAACTCTGATTTTAAATCCCTCTACATTTTAAATTTCACAGCTCAAATCTACACCAACATTGAATGATAGACAAAAAAATGATCCATTTGAGTTTCAGCCCCATGAGAAGAGATGAAGTTGAACTAATGTTGTGCTTGGAGGATTGCCTCCTGTTGTTACTCCATCTGTAGTTGCCTGTTCACACATCCAACAGGCAcgtagcaacattagcattataACTTCAAGAAAGTAAGTTTGACTATTGAATGAAATATTtgactctttagctgctaaatgcttaaACTGGAGGTGACCAtaggagagggtggagctgtgagaAGCAGGGTCATTTTCTCAGAGACATATATACAATCAGACTactttttgcaaccagtggagtcaCCCCCTGCTGGCctttagaaagaatgcaggttgaATACACTTcagcattggcttcacttttcaaacCCGGAGGCCACGTCTGCTTCTTTAATACAGCCTATGGCACCTTTTACattacacacagtcatttgatacactggtaaaataaaattaaacattgaTGAGTGCAGCTTTAACACTCAGAGTTTAAAGTAATTCCTTCAGTCTTGAATATTTTCATCCCAAAGCCACAAACTGAAAACCCCTGTTGTGCGCACCCCCCACCTCCCTACTACCACCTAGTCTTTGCAGATTTATTACTTTCATCAGCCATCAGTCTcagcagagtcatcagccaccaccaccagtgtctggacttgAAGGAGGGGTTTATCTTGCTGCAGCTCAGTGCAGACTCCTCTCAAATGTAAAATCTCCCTATAGAGTCTAAGTGCCTACTGTACGTCTTTCTGTCAAATGTTGACCATCACATATCATCCCTTAATCTCTACATCTGTAATCTGTATTATCTTCACCTAATACACCTGTCTCTCTCCTGACTGAAAAGACAAAGCCTGCTCTCTTTCTATTACTATTCtatttacagtaaatatgaagacTGACTGACCCAAGAACCCTGGGCTGATAATATGGACACGTTGTCCAGCTCAAAACTGTCTGCAGACCTGCAATGAAATCCAAGttcattttcagaataaaatctcaaacaaacattctgtgtcTCCATA encodes the following:
- the LOC117260927 gene encoding uncharacterized protein LOC117260927 isoform X2 yields the protein MKRRMSPWGASFGSGRSSDSGAMASGPPDVMANQEPAEAVEECSGKKKSKFQTFKKFFARKKRKEPPAAGADAGLKASQSSDNVSKTSENNTLTRSEKDKGSGSKISLGSKALSHDSVFVSDSSEANEALGASQDSIHGKVKSLQLQLKQAIRLGSPPSLMCVKRTDDAGTMSEDDGLPCSPPEYTTLHTAMSQAQRNSSISLEGIDSDDDQLSCAASTRAVSPLVVPGDFSQPASPFSCLDNSAAKHKLGLRHKACNRRKPISKLEIKTEGDSVVEDTLDTSITEASEEREQQKSTEAESVDELKPKLDRKEEEEEEEEQPQLSRHSLLRDEEEREEAEEGLEAEQDVSHGLDSSSPPELRLSEEEVPDVQTLPSSKLSSRTSSLDSPGATPEPPAGPREYLLDPPGIAYGTDEKGVESDLALSEEEDGVQENKEEESSFLQEVLSSLKTPLASCSLSMETEGAVLQIEEVKEKEREDVEIEEGEEVKEEEVEVEEPVSYQAVPTGSLLSDHTTEEEVTTLSAPSCQDVEEEEKVEYKGDEAAEEEEEEPVVEQVSQHGQEEENEKEEAEEVTTEEQNNMLTGDTVNLIEEERREEEESEGEEEAIELEKEPEVEEEERENREEEDEEVEMKEAKERVEEAEEATEEERDDAEEMTETFPDAADEEVAMPLQVEDEDVDVLVGDNTVSIEQHLKDDEELGDQVFAIVHDSREAFSQSFEEEREDGEERKVEEGVQIDLTEKSEQEEDSEVNQPDVDQTEPDLQQEIVEASHLDVMPVEEDQTEATEQATVFSKPSSLSLPESHHETQPQESGTSSPSKTSTATLHINLLSPSSEKAASFFPQSPTASCPKESETPHHAVAATEQSTVSTEEEEAAVETVEEENQSAPEREATPPPSVEEVVSQLSSGSDKSKARFTIAPAWQRSLSIEDADESSAPPSSPPACITGPGGVEVEATTKKDQEMKAGPVSSAKVELVLSPSKVRSAGTITASSPSSLQPQTSAAASTEESSVVVEGNPDNPFGVRLRKTSALLRFGSEEESTEPPTEPPAQPTSCRVDSPQLISVKPSISQPVSNKPALPKKPDVHGDSGVKTKCMSDPAAARGVPGGSDSPSWISVAKQKQKIYKENSLDEITVRKEEQERKSSLPMYVSSAASREHSSKTAQSSGKVNPLEISKPSVSVEKEARRALSPPTPVPPQPFKSQSLSCPVPPKPQPPPTAAKHTPQPSLPQRSLSPPTPIPVAQKSPSCTSPTSPTKTATSSKTPSPQSTTLTSPPFSSRTAPEKSGSRAPGLSSQTPSSQRGLPPPALAQDEPPWMALAKKKAKAWSEMPQIVQ
- the LOC117260927 gene encoding uncharacterized protein LOC117260927 isoform X3 — encoded protein: MAGMYGCFKSRNSDSGAMASGPPDVMANQEPAEAVEECSGKKKSKFQTFKKFFARKKRKEPPAAGADAGLKASQSSDNVSKTSENNTLTRSEKDKGSGSKISLGSKALSHDSVFVSDSSEANEALGASQDSIHGKVKSLQLQLKQAIRLGSPPSLMCVKRTDDAGTMSEDDGLPCSPPEYTTLHTAMSQAQRNSSISLEGIDSDDDQLSCAASTRAVSPLVVPGDFSQPASPFSCLDNSAAKHKLGLRHKACNRRKPISKLEIKTEGDSVVEDTLDTSITEASEEREQQKSTEAESVDELKPKLDRKEEEEEEEEQPQLSRHSLLRDEEEREEAEEGLEAEQDVSHGLDSSSPPELRLSEEEVPDVQTLPSSKLSSRTSSLDSPGATPEPPAGPREYLLDPPGIAYGTDEKGVESDLALSEEEDGVQENKEEESSFLQEVLSSLKTPLASCSLSMETEGAVLQIEEVKEKEREDVEIEEGEEVKEEEVEVEEPVSYQAVPTGSLLSDHTTEEEVTTLSAPSCQDVEEEEKVEYKGDEAAEEEEEEPVVEQVSQHGQEEENEKEEAEEVTTEEQNNMLTGDTVNLIEEERREEEESEGEEEAIELEKEPEVEEEERENREEEDEEVEMKEAKERVEEAEEATEEERDDAEEMTETFPDAADEEVAMPLQVEDEDVDVLVGDNTVSIEQHLKDDEELGDQVFAIVHDSREAFSQSFEEEREDGEERKVEEGVQIDLTEKSEQEEDSEVNQPDVDQTEPDLQQEIVEASHLDVMPVEEDQTEATEQATVFSKPSSLSLPESHHETQPQESGTSSPSKTSTATLHINLLSPSSEKAASFFPQSPTASCPKESETPHHAVAATEQSTVSTEEEEAAVETVEEENQSAPEREATPPPSVEEVVSQLSSGSDKSKARFTIAPAWQRSLSIEDADESSAPPSSPPACITGPGGVEVEATTKKDQEMKAGPVSSAKVELVLSPSKVRSAGTITASSPSSLQPQTSAAASTEESSVVVEGNPDNPFGVRLRKTSALLRFGSEEESTEPPTEPPAQPTSCRVDSPQLISVKPSISQPVSNKPALPKKPDVHGDSGVKTKCMSDPAAARGVPGGSDSPSWISVAKQKQKIYKENSLDEITVRKEEQERKSSLPMYVSSAASREHSSKTAQSSGKVNPLEISKPSVSVEKEARRALSPPTPVPPQPFKSQSLSCPVPPKPQPPPTAAKHTPQPSLPQRSLSPPTPIPVAQKSPSCTSPTSPTKTATSSKTPSPQSTTLTSPPFSSRTAPEKSGSRAPGLSSQTPSSQRGLPPPALAQDEPPWMALAKKKAKAWSEMPQIVQ